In Streptomyces rapamycinicus NRRL 5491, the genomic stretch CCGCCAACCGCCTCGCCAACTTCGACGACGCCAATCTGCGCCGCTCGGCCCGCGCCGCCGTCGCCGCCGGGGCCCGGGTGCAGCGCGCCCTGGAGATCCTGGGCGACGAGGTGCCCGAGCACCTCGCCGCGGCCGGGCGGCTGCGCATGGAGCACAAGCAGGCGTCCCTGGAGGAGCTGGGCGCCCTCGCCGACCCGCCGCTGACCAAGGACGCCGTCGCGGGCCGTATCCGCCGGCTGCTGGCCATGGCCGACAAGCGCGCCCAGGACCTGGGCATCCCCGGCACCGAGTCCAGCCTGACCGAGGAGATGGCCGACGGCATGGTCGGCTGACGGCGCCCGTGCCCGGGGCCGACCGTCCTGAGACCGCGCAGCGGCCCGGTAGTCCCTCCCTATCCGCTCGCGAGCCTGCAAGGCACGAACCGGCTCGCCGGGGATACGGCTCAGATGGCGCTGACCGGGCGGATGTCGCCGGGCGATGCCTGGCGTGGGGTCCCGTCATCGGTCCCGCACCGCAGTCCTGCGGTGGATGTGACTCCGGGCGCGGAAGCCGGCTGTGCAGGAGAGCATGACTCGGCGTGAGCCTTGTGTTCACGGCCGAGAAGTTGACATCCCGCTGCTGCTCCGCGCCGGAGTGGACGGCACCGAACTGGGGCGGCAGATGCCCGACGAGGGCACCGGCCCGGTCGAGCTCTACCTCACCGCCGAGCAGGCCGCCCGCTTGCGCGGCAAGGACGTGCGGCTCGCCGAGAAGAAGGTCTCCGCGCAGGGCCGCGACCGGCTGAAGGCCGCGGGCGACGGTGTCTTCCGCCCCGACAGCGGCAAGGGCGGGCTGAAGCAGCGGCTGGCCGAGGGTGTGGTCGGCTGACCGCCTCGGGAGTGAAGCGCGGAAGCCGCGTCCCCGCTCCCCGTACCCGCACCTCGCGCCCCTGAAGAACACGGGCGATCCGGCGGCGCACACGTCCCCCGGTCATGCGCCGGAGCGCTTGCTTGGTGTCCGCGATGGCGGAGTCATCGCCTCCCGTAGTGGCGTTCCGGAGGGTCGCCGCTCTGCTGTCTGTCCAGCGCAGAACGCCCGGACGATTGGCGGAGCCAGAGAATCGAACAACCGGCCTGCGAGTCACTGGTTATGGTGATCGATGAGTAAATGCGAGCTTGTGTGCGGTGGTCGTACTACGGTCCGAGACCGTGACGCAAGTGAAGCTGATGCCGGATGCCTTGCAGGCTCCGGCATTTGAGCGCACCCTGCCCGCGATCAACGAGGCCGCGAACTGGGTCTCCGCCGTGTCCTTCGAGCACTGGGGGGCTCAAGGGCAGCGTGCGCGAGCTGCGGAAGCGGTGTTACGGCGAGCTGAAGACCCGTGGGTTCGGGGCACAGGCCGCGCAGCACATCATCAAGCGCGTGGCCGACGCCTGTACGACGCTGCGGGCCAACATCAAGGCCGGGAATCTCGGCCCCGAGCACTCCAAGCGCCGGAGCAAGGCGGAGTCCAAGCGGGTCGTCTTCCGTCCGCACGCCGCGCACACTTTTGACGACCGGAGCCTGAGCTGGAACTACGACACCCGGACCGTGAGCGTCTGGACCCTGGACGGCCGGGTCAAGAACGTGCGGTTCACCTGCATGCCCGACCCGGTCCCCGCATAGCGCGGGGACTGGTAGATGTGACCCGTGACCGTCCTGCCGTAGGGGGCAGTCGGGAGCATAAGCGGAGCCGTATCAAACCGAGTCAACAAACTCGTCGTATACGGCCGAGCAGTTGACCTATGACACCGAGCCCGGCTACGACCATGTGATCGTCGAGGCGCGCACCGCGAGCCAGGACGACTGGACCACCCGCCCCCGACGCGAACGGCGGCTTCTCCACCGAGGTGCCCAACGAGTGTGAGGCGGGCTTCCTGCTCAACCTGCACCCGTTCGTCAACTTCTCGGCCGTGAACGGACCGAGCTTGTTGACTCAGTCGGCCACACCGATTCATGTCCTGCGCGGCTGGCTTCCGCGCCGCGAATCACATCCACCGCAGGACTGCGGTGTGGGACCGCTGACGGGGCCGCACACTGGGGCGCGCCCAGCGGCATCCGTTCGGTCAGCGCCATCTGAGTCGCATCCCCGGCAAGCCGGTTCGTGCGTTGCAGGCTCGCGAACGGATGCGAAGGGATTGCCGGACCGCTGCGCAGTCCGACGGCGGAGGATGCGATTTCTCCCAGGCGTGATCGCCCGGGGTTCCTCGCAAGGACAGGCGGAAGCACTAGCTGACCCCCGGTGACGACGGCTGCACCGCGAAGGGCAACACCGGCTCCTGGAACAGCCTGACGGGCTCCTCCGAGGGGTGGGTGCCGGTCTCGCTGGACGTGAGCGGCTACGCGGGCAAGAAGGCCGAGCCGGCCATCTCGTACGTCACCGACCCGGGCACCGGCGGCAGGGGTGCCTTCGTGGACGGCACCGAGCTCACGGTCGGCGGCACCGCCGAGGAATCCGAGGGCTTCGAGACCGCGCTCGGCCCGTGGACGGTGCGAGGGGCGCCGGAGGGCAGTCCGGCCAACGCCGGGGACCGGTCCCGTTCCCGGGAGCTCTTCCACACCGTCGCGGGTGTCACCACGCGGGACACCGTGCTGCTGGGATTCGGCCTCGAGCACGTCCCCGACACCGGCCAGAGGGCCCGGCTGGTGGGCGACGCGCTACGTGCGCTGCGTCGTTGACAGTGCGTGACACATCGTGACTGAATCGGCGGTCCGTACCACTTTCCGGTGGTCATGGGCCGCCGATGCCAATGTCACGTACGTCCCGTGATAGCGGTAGGGTCGGAGGCGGTCGGGGACATCCCATTACACGTTCGCCGGCGTCCAGACCGGCACACCAACGAGGAGATCGGTTCGTGACGATCCGCGTAGGCATCAATGGCTTCGGCCGCATCGGTCGCAACTACTTCCGCGCGCTCCTTGAGCAGGGCGCGGACATCGAGATCGTCGGTGTCAACGACCTGACCGACAACGCCACCCTGGTCCACCTGCTCAAGTACGACTCCATCCTCGGCCGGCTGAAGCACGAGGTCAGCCACACCGAGGACACCATCACGGTGGGCAACCAGACCTTCAAGACGATGGCCGAGCGCGACCCGGCCGCCCTTCCGTGGGGCGAACTCGGCGCCGACATCGTGGTGGAGTCCACCGGCATCTTCACCAAGCGTGATGACGCCGCCAAGCACCTTGCCGCCGGCGCCAAGAAGGTCCTGATCTCCGCGCCCGCCAAGAACGAGGACATCACCATCGTGATGGGCGTCAACCAGGACAAGTACGACCCGGCGAACCACCACGTCATCTCCAACGCCTCCTGCACCACCAACTGTGTGGCGCCGATGGCCAAGGTCCTCGACGAGAACTTCGGCATCGTCAAGGGCATGATGACGACGGTCCACGCGTACACCAACGACCAGCGCATCCTGGACTTCCCGCACAAGGACCTGCGTCGCGCCCGCGCGGCGGCCGAGAACATCATCCCGACCTCCACCGGTGCCGCCAAGGCCACCGCGCTGGTCCTCCCGCAGCTCAAGGGCAAGCTGGACGGCATCGCGATGCGCGTCCCGGTCCCGACCGGCTCGGTCACCGACCTCGTCCTGGAGCTCGACCGCGAGGTCACCAAGGACGAGATCAACACCGCCTTCCAGAAGGCCGCCGAGGGTCAGCTCAAGGGCATCCTCGAGTACACCGAGGACCCGATCGTCTCCTCGGACATCGTCAACTGGCCCGCGTCCTGCACGTTCGACTCCTCCCTGACCATGGTCCAGGGCAAGCAGGTCAAGGTCGTCGGCTGGTACGACAACGAGTGGGGCTACTCCAACCGCCTCGTCGACCTGACCGTCTTCGTCGGCGGCCGGCTCTGACCGCTGTCCCGATGAGCTAGGAAACGGGGCCCGCTACGACGCCGTCGTAACGGGCCCCGATCCATGATCAAGGAGTCATCCCTGTGAAGACGATTGACGATCTTCAGGTCGCCGGGCAGCGGGTCTTCGTCCGTGCCGATCTGAACGTTCCGCTCGACGGCGAGACGATCACCGACGACGGCCGGATCCGCGCCGCCGTCCCGACGATCACCAAGCTCCTGGACCGGGGCGCCAAGGTGATCGTCGCCTCGCACCTGGGCCGCCCCAAGGGCGCCCCGGACCCCCAGTACTCGCTCGCCCCGGTCGCCCGGCGGCTCGGCGAACTCCTCGGCAAGCAGGTCGCCTTCGCGACCGACACCGTGGACGACAGCGCCCGGGCCACCGTGGCGGCCCTCGGCGACGGCGAGGTCGCGCTGCTGGAGAACCTGCGCTTCAACGCCGGTGAGACCAGTAAGGACGACACCGAGCGCGGCGCCTTCGCCGACCGGCTCGCCGGCCTCGCCGACCTCTACGTGGGCGACGGCTTCGGCGCGGTCCACCGCAAGCACGCCTCGGTGTACGACCTCCCGGCGCGGCTGCCGCACGCCGCGGGCGACCTGATCGCCGCCGAGCTCACCGTCCTGAAGAAGCTCACCGAGGACGTCAAGCGGCCCTACGCGGTGGTCCTCGGCGGCGCCAAGGTCTCCGACAAGCTCGGCGTGATCGACCACCTCCTGGAGAAGGCCGACCGCATCCTGATCGGCGGCGGCATGGCCTACACCTTCCTCAAGGCCCAGGGGCACGAGGTCGGCGGTTCGCTGCTGCAGGAGGACCAGGTCCCGGCGGTCCAGGACTATCTGCGCCGGGCCGAGGAACGCGGTGTGGAGTTCGTGCTCCCGGTCGATGTCACGGCCGCGTCCGAATTCCCGGACCTGAAGACCAAGGCCCCCGCGAACCCGCGGCTCGTCGCCGCGGACGCGATCCCGGCCGAGCTCATGGGGCTGGACATCGGCCCGGAGACCCGCAAGCTGTACGCCTCGAAGCTGGCCGACGCGGCCACCGTCTTCTGGAACGGCCCCATGGGCGTCTTCGAGCACCCCGACTTCGCCGAGGGCACCCGGGCCGTGGCCCAGGCGCTCCTGGACAGCCCGGCCTTCACCGTGGTCGGCGGCGGCGACTCCGCCGCGGCCGTACGCATCCTGGGCTTCGACGAGAACGCTTTCGGCCACATCTCGACCGGCGGTGGAGCGAGCCTCGAATACCTCGAGGGCAAGACGCTCCCCGGCCTCGCCGCACTGGAGGACTGAACACCGTGAGTGACCGCATTCCGCTGATGGCGGGCAACTGGAAGATGAACCTCAACCACCTCGAGGCCATCGCCCACGTCCAGAAGCTCGCCTTCGGGCTCGCCGACAAGGACTACGAGGCCGTGGAGGTCGCGGTGCTGCCGCCCTTCATCGATCTGCGGTCCGTGCAGACCCTGGTCGACGGCGACAAGCTGAAGATCAAGTACGGCGCCCAGGACATCTCGGCGCATGACTCCGGCGCCTACACCGGCGAGATCTCCGGCCCGATGCTGGCCAAGCTCAGGTGCGCCTACGCCGTCGTCGGGCACTCGGAGCGGCGCCAGTACCACGACGAGACCGACGAGCTGTGCAACGCCAAGGTCAAGGCGGCCTTCCGCAACGACCTCACCCCGATCCTGTGCGTCGGCGAGGGCCTCGACGTCCGTAAGGCGGGCAACCAGGTCGCGCACACCCTCGCCCAGGTGGACGGGGGCCTGAAGGACGTCCCGGCCGAGCAGGCCGAGACGATCGTGATCGCCTACGAGCCGGTCTGGGCGATCGGCACCGGCGAGGTCGCGACCCCCGAGGACGCCCAGGAGGTCTGCGGGGCCATCCGCGGCCGGCTCGCCGAGCTCTACGGCCAGGAGGGCGCCGACAAGGTCAGGATCCAGTACGGCGGCTCGGTGAAGTCCGGGAACGTCGCCGCGATCATGGCCAAGCCGGATGTGGACGGCGCCCTGATCGGCGGTGCCTCGCTGGACGCGGACGAATTCGTCAAGATCGTTCGTTTCCGCGACCAGTGAGTAGGCCCTAGCGCGCGCGTCGTCGTACCCTGTCGGGGGCCGGGGCGGTGGAAATCGCACCGTCCGGCCCCCGACGTCCGTACAAGCCCGAGAAGGTTGGTCCAGCTGTGATCATGGGGTTCTCGATCGCCCTCATCATCTTCAGCCTGCTGCTGATGATGTTGGTGCTCATGCACAAGGGGAAGGGCGGCGGCCTGTCCGACATGTTCGGTGGCGGCATGCAGTCCTCGGTGGGCGGCTCCTCGGTCGCCGAGCGCAACCTGGACCGCATCACCGTGGTGGTCGGGCTGCTGTGGTTCGTCTGCATCGTCGTGCTCGGGCTGCTGATGAAGCTCGACTGAGGGTCCGCCGGCGGGGCCCGTCCGGGGCCCGGCTGACGCCCGATAACTGACGTACCGTCGTCAGCGGGGCCCATATGCGGCCTATGATGGCATGGCGTCCTCCGTGACGGGTGTAACTCCTCTCACTGGACGCGCGTTGGGCCTTACGTAGACTGGGGCGCCGGGCGGCGAAGCTGCCAATCGAGGCTTCGCGGCACCATCACGCAGGGAGTTACGACCGTGGCAAGTGGCAACGCGATCCGTGGAAGTCGGGTCGGGGCGGGGCCGATGGGAGAAGCCGAGCGAGGCGAATCGGCGCCGCGCCTGCGCATCTCCTTCTGGTGCTCGAACGGGCATGAGACCGTGCCGAGCTTCGCCAGCGACGCGCAGATCCCTGACACGTGGGACTGCCCCCGCTGCGGCTTCCCGGCCGGCAAGGACCGGGACAACCCGCCGGACCCGCCGCGCACCGAGCCGTACAAGACGCATCTGGCGTACGTACGGGAGCGGCGCAGCGACGCCGACGGCGAGGCGATCCTCGCCGAGGCACTCGCCAAGCTCCGGGGCGAGATCTAGACACACAACGCGGTACGACGGCCCGGCCGGGCACCTCCTGTGAGGGGTGCGCGGCCGGGCCGTTGTCAGTGGTGCGGGCTACGGTCATGGGGTGCTGGATCACCGGGGGAGCCGTCCCGCCGGTGGGGCCGGTTCATGGGACGCAGGGGGGATCGTCATGGCCGCGGTGGACGCCGGTGAGCTGGGTGCCGGGAAACCGGCGGCGCCCGGGTGGCGCGGGGGGTTCGGCCGGCTGTGGGCCGCCGCGGTCGTCTCCCGGTTCGGGGACGCCCTGCGGGGCGCGGCGCTGCCGTTGCTGGCCGTCTCGCTGACCGATTCGCCGGTGCTGGTCTCGCTCGTGACCGCCTGCGGCTTTCTGCCCTGGCTGCTGTTCGGGCTGATCGGCGGGGCGATCGCGGACCGGGTGGACCAGCGGCGGGCGATGTGGGCGGTGGACGGCGTGCGGGCCGTCCTGATGGCGGGGTTCGCCGTCGCGGTGTGGCTGGACCGGGCCAGCATCGGGCTGCTGCTCGCCCTCGCCTTCGCCCTCACCACCCTCCAGACCCTGTTCGACAACGCGGCCACGGCGCTGCTGCCGTCCGTGGTGGGGCAGCGGGCACTGGGCCGGGCCAACGCGCGGCTGATGACCGGGCAGGAGGTCATGGGCCGGTTCGTGGGCGCCCCGCTGGTGCCGGTGCTGCTCGGCCTCGGCGCCGCGATGCCGTACGCGGCGGACGCGGTCACCTACCTCGCCGCCGCCGCGCTGGTCGCCTCGCTGCGGGCGGCACCCCCCGAGCGGGCCCCGCGCCCGCCGGGCGGGTCGCTGCGGCGCGATATCGCCGAGGGCCTGGCCGTGCTGTGGCGGGACCGCACGCTGCGGGCGCTGTGCGCCTCCACCACGCTGTGCAACATAGGCATCGGCGCGCTCATCGCCACCCTGGTGCTGCACATCACCGGCTGGCTGGACGCCGGGAACACCGGCTACGCGGCCGTCATCACGGTCTACGGGATCGGCAGCGTGGCCGGGGGCCTGGTGGCCGCCCGGCTCACCGAGAAGCTCGGCCGCGCCCGCGCCCTCGTGGTGTGCGGCACCGCGCAGATCGGTGCCCTGACCGCCCTCGGGGCGATACGGAGCCTGCCGGTCGCGGTCGCCGCCATGGGCCTCTTCGGCTTCGCGGGGATCGTCTGGAACGTCACCGAGGTGACGATGATGCAGCAGCGCAGCCCCGACGGGGCACTCGGGCGGGTGAGCTCCGCCTTCCGCACCCTGTCGATCGCGGGCACCCCGCTCGGCGCGCTGCTGGGCGGGGTGATGGCCCAGGCGTGGGGGCTCAACACCCCGGCGCTGGGGGCCGCCGCGCTCTTCGTCTGCGGGGTGGCGGCCCTCGTTCCGGGAATGTGGTCCGTCATCAATTAGGTTGGTGGCACGGGGGCCAGGTACCGACGAGAAGTGGGCTGATGTCCGAGATGAACATGGAAGGCCGCACCAGGCTGGACCAGCTGCCGGAATGGCACGCGCTGGCCGCACACCGCAAGGAGCTGGGCGACGCCCATCTGCGCGACCTGTTCGCGGGCGACCCGGAGCGCGGGAGCCGTCTCACCCTTCAGGTCGGCGATCTCCACGTCGACTACTCCAAGCACCTGGTGACCGACGAGACCCTGCGGCTGCTGCGCGAGCTGGCGAGCGCCACCAAGGTGGCCGAGCTGCGCGACGCCATGTTCCGCGGCGAGCGGATCAACACCACAGAGGACCGCTCGGTGCTGCACATCGCGCTGCGCGCACCGCACTCCGCGGAGATCAAGGCGGACGGGCAGGACGTCGTCGGCGAAGTGCACGCCGTGCTCGCCAAGATGGCCGTCTTCGCCGACCGCGTCAGGTCCGGCGACTGGACCGGCCACACCGGCAAGCGGATCAAAAACGTCGTCAACATCGGCATCGGCGGCTCCGATCTGGGCCCGAAGATGGCGTACGAGGCGCTGCGCTCCTACAGCGACCGCTCGATGACGTTCCGGTTCGTCTCCAATGTGGACGGCGCGGATCTGCACGAGGCGGTGCGCGACCTGGACCCCGCCGAGACGCTGTTCATCGTCGCCTCCAAGACCTTCACCACCATCGAGACCCTGACCAACGCCGTCTCCGCCCGCGACTGGCTGCTGACCGGGCTCCGGGCCGGTCAGGAGGCCGTCGCCAAGCACTTCGTGGCGGTGTCGACCAACGCCGAGAAGGTCGCCGAGTTCGGCATCGACACGGACAACATGTTCGGGTTCTGGGACTGGGTCGGCGGGCGCTACTCCTACGACTCGGCCATCGGCCTCTCCCTGATGGTCGCCATCGGCCCGGACTGCTTCCGCGAGATGCTGGCCGGTTTCCACCTGGTCGACGAGCACTTCTCCACCGCCCCGCCGGAGCGGAACGTCCCGCTGCTGATGGGCCTGCTGGGCATCTGGTACGACAACTTCCACGGCGCCCAGGCGCATGCCGTCCTGCCCTACAGCCACTACCTGTCGCGGTTCACCGACTATCTGCAGCAGCTGGACATGGAGTCCAACGGCAAGCATGTGGACCGGGACGGCAACCGCGTCGGCTGGCAGACCGGCCCCATCGTCTGGGGCACCCCCGGCACCAACGGCCAGCACGCCTACTACCAGCTGCTCCACCAGGGCACCAAGCTGGTCCCGGCCGATCTGATCGGCTTCGCGCGGCCGGTGAAGGACCTGCCGCCCGGCCTGGAGTCCCATCACGACCTGCTGATGGCCAACCTCTTCGCCCAGGGCCAGGCGCTGGCCTTCGGCAAGACCGCCGAGGAGGTCGCCGCCGAGGGAGTGCCCGAGGAGCTGGTGCCGCACAAGACCTTCGACGGCAACCGCCCCACCACCACGATCCTCGCCCATGAGCTGACCCCGTCGGTGCTGGGCCAGCTGGTCGCCCTCTATGAGCACAAGGTCTTCGTCCAGGGCGCGGTGTGGAACATCGACTCCTTCGACCAGTGGGGAGTGGAGCTGGGCAAGGTGCTCGCCAAGCGCGTCGAGCCCGCCCTGACCGAGGGCGCCGAAGTGCCCGGTCTGGACGCCTCCACCGAGCACCTGGTCGCCACCTACCGCTCGCTGCGCGGCCGCTGAGGTCCTCGACGCACACAGAGAACGATCCCCCGGGCGCTTCCAGGCGCCAGGGGGATCGTTCTCTGTGCGATACGAGGGTTACGGCGAGGCCGGGGGGTACAGCTCGCGCGGCAGCCCCGCCGCCGCGGCCCGGTCCAGCAGCCACAGCGTCCGGCGGCGGCCGCGCGCGCCCGCCGCCGGAGCCTGCAGCTCCCCGGCGCCCGACAGCGCTATCGTGACCGCCTTCGCCTTGTCCTCACCGGCCGCCAGCAGCCACACCTCCCGTGCCGCGCGGATCGCGGGCAGGGTCAGCGAGATCCGTACCGGCGGCGGCTTGGGCGCGCCGCGCACCCCGACCACCATCCGCTCGGTCTCCCGGACGGCGGGCAGCTCGGGGAAGAGCGAGGCCACATGGGTGTCCGGGCCGACGCCGAGCAGCAGCACGTCGAACGACGGCACCGCGCCGTGGTTCTCCGGCCGCGCGGCCCGGGCCAGCTCGGCCGCGTACGCCTCGGCCGCCGCGTCCACATCGCCGCCGTGGGGCCCGTCGGACGCGGGCATCGGGTGCACCCGCGCCGGGTCCAGCTCCACCGCGTCCAGCAGCGCCTCGCGGGCCTGTGTGACATTGCGGTCCGCGTGGCCGTCGGGCAGGAATCGCTCATCGCCCCACCACAGGTCCAGCCGCGACCAGTCGACCGCGTCGCGCGCCGGGGAGGCGCCGAGCGCGGCCAGCAGGCCGTTGCCGTTGCGCCCGCCGGTCAGGACGACCGAGGCCGAGCCACGGGCGGCCTGGGCGTCCACGATCTTCGTGATCAGCCGGGCCGCCGCGGCCTGGGCCATCAGCTCCTTGTCGCGGTGGACGACCACCTGTGGTGCGGTCATGTGTCCGCCTTCCCGTCCGCCTTCTGCTCCTGGGACTTCTGCTCCTGGGACTTCGGGGGGTGGGGCTTGGGAACCGGCGGCTGCGCCGGTGCCTGCGGCGGGTTCTTCGGCGAGCCCGGAGCGTGCTCCGACGGCGTCTCCGGGTCCCGGGTCGGCAGCGGCGGCAGGTCAGCTCCGGGCGGCACCACCTGGGTCGCCGGGGCGGCCTTGGCGTCCCGCTCCAGCGTCCCCACGCCGCCCTTGCCCAGCTTGCTGACGCCGAACTTCACCGACGACTCGTAGCTCTCGTCGGGGTCCAGCCGGCGCAGCTCCTCGGCGATCAGCTCCGACATCTCACGCCGCTGCAGCGCCACATGCCGGTCGGGCTGGCCCGGCATGGCCAGCTCGGCCAGCGAGCCGTTCGCCCGGTCCAGGCAGATCACGCCGTCGGCCGTCTCCAGCCGCACCGCGGTCAGCCCGGGGCCCTCCGAGATCTGCCGGTCCACCGGGACCCCCAGCCGCTGGGCGAGCCACAGCGCGAGCAGTTCGCTGCTCGGGTTGTACGCCTCGCCCTCGACGACCGCGGAGGTGATCGGGGAGTGCCGCTGGTCCAGGGCCGCGGCCAGGACGCTGCGCCACGGGGTGATCCGGGTCCACGCCAGATCGGTGTCGCCCGGCGTGTAGGTGGCGGCCCGCAGCCCCAGGGACGCCACCGGGTCCTCGGTGGCCTGGGCGTCGGTGATCCGGCGCTGGGCCAGCTGCCCGAGCAGGTCCTCGGCGGGGTGCTCCGGGGCGTCCTCCGGCCACCACACCACCACCGGGGCGTCCGGCAGCAGCAGCGGCAGGACCACCGAGTAGGCGTGGTTGGCGAGTTCGCCGTGCAGCCGCAGCAGTACCGTCTCGCCGGTGCCGGTCTCGCCGCCGACCCGCACCTCGGCGTCCATCCGGGCCATCTTGCGGTCGCGCGGCGACCGGCCAGGACGCTTGATGACGACCAGGGTGCGCGAGGGGTGCTCCTTGGACGCCTCGCTCGCCGCCCGCAGCGCGTCGTAGTGGTTGCCCTCGTCGGTGACGATGACGAGGGTGAGCACCATGCCCACGGCCGGGGTACCGGTGGCCCGGCGTGCCTGGACCAGAGCGGAGTTGATCCGGCTGGACGTGGTGTCCGTGAGATCGATGTTCATGGCCGCCGCCAGCTCCGTCCGTCTCGTGCGAGCATCTCGTCCGCGGCTTTCGGCCCCCAGGTCCCGGAGGTGTACTGCTCGGGCCTGCCGTGCTGGTCCCAGTACTCCTCGATCGGGTCCAGGATCCGCCAGGACTGCTCGACCTCCTCATGGCGGGGGAAGAGGTTCGCCTCGCCGAGCAGGACGTCCAGCAGCAGCCGCTCGTACGCCTCGGGGCTGGACTCGGTGAAGGACTCGCCGTACTGGAAGTCCATCGTCACGTCCCGGATCTCCATGGAGGTGCCGGGCACCTTGGAGCCGAACCGGATGGTGACGCCCTCGTCCGGCTGCACCCGGATGACCAGGGCGTTCTGCCCGAGCTCCTGGGTGTCGGTGGCGTCGAAGGGGGAGTGCGGGGCGCGCTGGAAGACCACCGCGATCTCGGTGACCCGCCGCCCCAGCCGCTTGCCGGTGCGCAGGTAGAAGGGGACACCCGCCCAGCGGCGGTTGTCGATCTCCAGCTTGATCGCGGCGTAGGTGTCGGTCTTCGAGTGGGGGTCGATGCCCTCCTCCTCGAGGTAGCCGTGCACCTCCTCGCCGCCCTGCCAGCCGGGGGCGTACTGGGCGCGCACCGTGTGCTCGCCCAGCTCCTTGGGCAGTTTGACCGCCCTGAGCGCCTTCAGCTTCTCGGTGACCAGGGAGGACGCGTCGAAGGAGGCGGGCTCCTCCATGGCGGTCAGCGCGAGCAGCTGCAGCAGGTGGTTCTGGATGACGTCGCGGGCCGCGCCGATGCCGTCGTAGTAGCCCGCGCGCCCGCCGATGCCGATGTCCTCGGCCATGGTGATCTGCACGTGGTCGACGTACGACCGGTTCCAGATCGGCTCGAACATCGTGTTGGCGAAGCGCAGCGCCAGGATGTTCTGGACCGTCTCCTTGCCCAGGTAGTGGTCGATCCGGAAGACGTCGCTGGGCCGGAAGACCTCGTGGACGACCTGGTTGAGATCCTGGGCGCTCTTCAGGTCGTGGCCGAAGGGCTTCTCGATGACCGCGCGCCGCCAGGAGTCGCCCTGCCCGTGCGACAGCCCGTGCTTCTTGAGCTGCTGGACGACGGTGGGGAAGAACTTGGGCGGGACCGACAGATAGAAGGCGAAGTTGCCGCCGGTGCCGCGTGCCTTGTCGAGCTCCTCTATGGTCGCCCGCAGCTTGACGAACGCCTCGTCGTCGTCGAACACGCCGGGGACGAAGCGGAACCCCTCGGCCAGCTGCTGCCAGACCTCCTCGCGGAACGGGGTCCGCGCGTGCTCCTTGACCGCGTCGTGCACGACCTGGGCGAAGTCCTCGTTCTCCCAGTCGCGGCGGGCGAAGCCGACGAGGGAGAAGCCCGGGGGCAGCAGCCCGCGGTTGGCCAGGTCGTAGATGGCCGGCATCAGCTTCTTACGGGACAGGTCGCCCGTGACGCCGAAGATCACGAGGCCGGACGGCCCCGCGATGCGCGGGAGCCGCCGGTCTCGTGGGTCACG encodes the following:
- the gap gene encoding type I glyceraldehyde-3-phosphate dehydrogenase — protein: MTIRVGINGFGRIGRNYFRALLEQGADIEIVGVNDLTDNATLVHLLKYDSILGRLKHEVSHTEDTITVGNQTFKTMAERDPAALPWGELGADIVVESTGIFTKRDDAAKHLAAGAKKVLISAPAKNEDITIVMGVNQDKYDPANHHVISNASCTTNCVAPMAKVLDENFGIVKGMMTTVHAYTNDQRILDFPHKDLRRARAAAENIIPTSTGAAKATALVLPQLKGKLDGIAMRVPVPTGSVTDLVLELDREVTKDEINTAFQKAAEGQLKGILEYTEDPIVSSDIVNWPASCTFDSSLTMVQGKQVKVVGWYDNEWGYSNRLVDLTVFVGGRL
- a CDS encoding phosphoglycerate kinase, whose translation is MKTIDDLQVAGQRVFVRADLNVPLDGETITDDGRIRAAVPTITKLLDRGAKVIVASHLGRPKGAPDPQYSLAPVARRLGELLGKQVAFATDTVDDSARATVAALGDGEVALLENLRFNAGETSKDDTERGAFADRLAGLADLYVGDGFGAVHRKHASVYDLPARLPHAAGDLIAAELTVLKKLTEDVKRPYAVVLGGAKVSDKLGVIDHLLEKADRILIGGGMAYTFLKAQGHEVGGSLLQEDQVPAVQDYLRRAEERGVEFVLPVDVTAASEFPDLKTKAPANPRLVAADAIPAELMGLDIGPETRKLYASKLADAATVFWNGPMGVFEHPDFAEGTRAVAQALLDSPAFTVVGGGDSAAAVRILGFDENAFGHISTGGGASLEYLEGKTLPGLAALED
- the tpiA gene encoding triose-phosphate isomerase; translation: MSDRIPLMAGNWKMNLNHLEAIAHVQKLAFGLADKDYEAVEVAVLPPFIDLRSVQTLVDGDKLKIKYGAQDISAHDSGAYTGEISGPMLAKLRCAYAVVGHSERRQYHDETDELCNAKVKAAFRNDLTPILCVGEGLDVRKAGNQVAHTLAQVDGGLKDVPAEQAETIVIAYEPVWAIGTGEVATPEDAQEVCGAIRGRLAELYGQEGADKVRIQYGGSVKSGNVAAIMAKPDVDGALIGGASLDADEFVKIVRFRDQ
- the secG gene encoding preprotein translocase subunit SecG, whose product is MGFSIALIIFSLLLMMLVLMHKGKGGGLSDMFGGGMQSSVGGSSVAERNLDRITVVVGLLWFVCIVVLGLLMKLD
- a CDS encoding RNA polymerase-binding protein RbpA; translation: MASGNAIRGSRVGAGPMGEAERGESAPRLRISFWCSNGHETVPSFASDAQIPDTWDCPRCGFPAGKDRDNPPDPPRTEPYKTHLAYVRERRSDADGEAILAEALAKLRGEI
- a CDS encoding MFS transporter; amino-acid sequence: MAAVDAGELGAGKPAAPGWRGGFGRLWAAAVVSRFGDALRGAALPLLAVSLTDSPVLVSLVTACGFLPWLLFGLIGGAIADRVDQRRAMWAVDGVRAVLMAGFAVAVWLDRASIGLLLALAFALTTLQTLFDNAATALLPSVVGQRALGRANARLMTGQEVMGRFVGAPLVPVLLGLGAAMPYAADAVTYLAAAALVASLRAAPPERAPRPPGGSLRRDIAEGLAVLWRDRTLRALCASTTLCNIGIGALIATLVLHITGWLDAGNTGYAAVITVYGIGSVAGGLVAARLTEKLGRARALVVCGTAQIGALTALGAIRSLPVAVAAMGLFGFAGIVWNVTEVTMMQQRSPDGALGRVSSAFRTLSIAGTPLGALLGGVMAQAWGLNTPALGAAALFVCGVAALVPGMWSVIN
- the pgi gene encoding glucose-6-phosphate isomerase, yielding MNMEGRTRLDQLPEWHALAAHRKELGDAHLRDLFAGDPERGSRLTLQVGDLHVDYSKHLVTDETLRLLRELASATKVAELRDAMFRGERINTTEDRSVLHIALRAPHSAEIKADGQDVVGEVHAVLAKMAVFADRVRSGDWTGHTGKRIKNVVNIGIGGSDLGPKMAYEALRSYSDRSMTFRFVSNVDGADLHEAVRDLDPAETLFIVASKTFTTIETLTNAVSARDWLLTGLRAGQEAVAKHFVAVSTNAEKVAEFGIDTDNMFGFWDWVGGRYSYDSAIGLSLMVAIGPDCFREMLAGFHLVDEHFSTAPPERNVPLLMGLLGIWYDNFHGAQAHAVLPYSHYLSRFTDYLQQLDMESNGKHVDRDGNRVGWQTGPIVWGTPGTNGQHAYYQLLHQGTKLVPADLIGFARPVKDLPPGLESHHDLLMANLFAQGQALAFGKTAEEVAAEGVPEELVPHKTFDGNRPTTTILAHELTPSVLGQLVALYEHKVFVQGAVWNIDSFDQWGVELGKVLAKRVEPALTEGAEVPGLDASTEHLVATYRSLRGR